The following coding sequences lie in one Heliangelus exortis chromosome 8, bHelExo1.hap1, whole genome shotgun sequence genomic window:
- the CCDC17 gene encoding coiled-coil domain-containing protein 17 isoform X1 yields MVGVGGFACPRCHMAFGSRTLLQAHEEKLCPGAPAAGSSSLPQGDPVSAKGTPAMAGRPEDASVGVSQHEVHPEPRCLLVLPGSLPSMRGQRGTWRVRGAPLGDVLTPRERALLRAADPAPRRLTVEQGGPSRQPAPPQGHQQRTQEQLEAHERHVAEIRARTQQLEQQREGLCQRLAVLGARVAVDPHPEQGKQELSRAPEVLQDQVQVEQLAHEGAALCLDTLLPAAGPLTAEARALRLSYLRAGGHDPDILAQLINLQTEAAVLEKGSTAPYRRMGKAQPRSKPWGHPLTGTGTLAPPSATEAALATPAEPPGTGAPGLEVALLAVELENRRLEDKLLALKVRRERRANAGSQASQWHTEELAQLQAEVGMLRFHAEQTRPWLPPTTLPPTMAPRLPPTLTAPETLTEAPGAALGKSSPAAPRHPYGPTFTALEDPPPAQEPPAQHKPL; encoded by the exons ATGGTGGGTGTTGGGGGCTTCGCCTGCCCCCGCTGCCACATGGCTTTTGGTTCCCGGACATTGCTGCAGGCACATGAGGAGAAGCTGTGCCCGGGAGCCCCAGCAGCCGGCAGCTCCAGCCTACCCCAGGGGGACCCAGTGTCTGCAAAGGGGACTCCAGCCATGGCGGGGAGGCCAGAGGATGCCTCG GTTGGGGTGTCCCAGCATGAGGTTCACCCTGAGCCCCGCTGTCTCCTCGTGCTTCCCGGGTCCCTGCCATCCATGCGGGGTCAGCGCGGGACATGGCGGGTGCGGGGGGCTCCCCTGGGGGACGTGCTCACCCCCCGTGAGCGGGCCCTGCTCCGAGCAGCCGACCCCGCTCCCAGGAGGCTGACAGTAGAG cagggagggccCAGCCGGCAGCCGGCCCCACCGCAGGGGCACCAGCAGCGGacacaggagcagctggaggccCATGAGCGCCATGTGGCTGAAATCCGGGCCAGgacccagcagctggagcagcagagagagg GGCTGTGCCAGCGGCTGGCGGTGCTGGGGGCCAGGGTGGCTGTGGACCCCCACCCCgagcaggggaagcaggagctgagcagggccCCAGAGGTACTGCAGGACCAGGTCCAGGTTGAACAGCTGGCACATGAAGG ggcagccctcTGCCTCGAcaccctcctgccagctgctgggcCGCTCACAGCTGAGGCCAG GGCCCTGCGTCTCTCCTACCTGCGGGCTGGAGGACATGACCCAGACATCCTGGCCCAGCTCATCAACCTCCAGACAGAGGCTGCAGTTCTGGAGAAAGGATCCACAGCTCCATACAGGAGGATGGGTAAGGCCCAGCCCAGATCCAAGCCCTGGGGTCACCCCctgacagggacagggacattgGCTCCACCATCAGCAACTGAGGCAGCCCTGGCCACGCCAGCAGAGCCCCCCGGCACTGGTGCACCAGGCCTGGAAGTGGCACTGCTGGCTGTGGAGCTGGAGAACCGGAGGCTGGAAGACAAACTTCTGGCACTGAAGGtcaggagggaaagaagagcCAATGCTG GCTCACAGGCATCCCAGTGGCACACAGAGGAGCtggcccagctccaggctgaagTGGGGATGCTGCGATTTCATGCAGAGCAAACAAGGCCATGGCTGccccccaccaccctcccacCCACCATGGCACCCCGACTCCCACCAACCCTGACTGCACCAGAGACTTTGACA gaggCCCCAGGGGCAGCACTGGGgaaaagcagccctgcagctccccgCCACCCCTATGGCCCCACCTTCACAGCCCTGGAGGACCCTCCTCCAGCtcaggagcccccagcccagcacaaaCCTCTCTGA
- the CCDC17 gene encoding coiled-coil domain-containing protein 17 isoform X2 — MVGVGGFACPRCHMAFGSRTLLQAHEEKLCPGAPAAGSSSLPQGDPVSAKGTPAMAGRPEDASVGVSQHEVHPEPRCLLVLPGSLPSMRGQRGTWRVRGAPLGDVLTPRERALLRAADPAPRRLTVEGGPSRQPAPPQGHQQRTQEQLEAHERHVAEIRARTQQLEQQREGLCQRLAVLGARVAVDPHPEQGKQELSRAPEVLQDQVQVEQLAHEGAALCLDTLLPAAGPLTAEARALRLSYLRAGGHDPDILAQLINLQTEAAVLEKGSTAPYRRMGKAQPRSKPWGHPLTGTGTLAPPSATEAALATPAEPPGTGAPGLEVALLAVELENRRLEDKLLALKVRRERRANAGSQASQWHTEELAQLQAEVGMLRFHAEQTRPWLPPTTLPPTMAPRLPPTLTAPETLTEAPGAALGKSSPAAPRHPYGPTFTALEDPPPAQEPPAQHKPL, encoded by the exons ATGGTGGGTGTTGGGGGCTTCGCCTGCCCCCGCTGCCACATGGCTTTTGGTTCCCGGACATTGCTGCAGGCACATGAGGAGAAGCTGTGCCCGGGAGCCCCAGCAGCCGGCAGCTCCAGCCTACCCCAGGGGGACCCAGTGTCTGCAAAGGGGACTCCAGCCATGGCGGGGAGGCCAGAGGATGCCTCG GTTGGGGTGTCCCAGCATGAGGTTCACCCTGAGCCCCGCTGTCTCCTCGTGCTTCCCGGGTCCCTGCCATCCATGCGGGGTCAGCGCGGGACATGGCGGGTGCGGGGGGCTCCCCTGGGGGACGTGCTCACCCCCCGTGAGCGGGCCCTGCTCCGAGCAGCCGACCCCGCTCCCAGGAGGCTGACAGTAGAG ggagggccCAGCCGGCAGCCGGCCCCACCGCAGGGGCACCAGCAGCGGacacaggagcagctggaggccCATGAGCGCCATGTGGCTGAAATCCGGGCCAGgacccagcagctggagcagcagagagagg GGCTGTGCCAGCGGCTGGCGGTGCTGGGGGCCAGGGTGGCTGTGGACCCCCACCCCgagcaggggaagcaggagctgagcagggccCCAGAGGTACTGCAGGACCAGGTCCAGGTTGAACAGCTGGCACATGAAGG ggcagccctcTGCCTCGAcaccctcctgccagctgctgggcCGCTCACAGCTGAGGCCAG GGCCCTGCGTCTCTCCTACCTGCGGGCTGGAGGACATGACCCAGACATCCTGGCCCAGCTCATCAACCTCCAGACAGAGGCTGCAGTTCTGGAGAAAGGATCCACAGCTCCATACAGGAGGATGGGTAAGGCCCAGCCCAGATCCAAGCCCTGGGGTCACCCCctgacagggacagggacattgGCTCCACCATCAGCAACTGAGGCAGCCCTGGCCACGCCAGCAGAGCCCCCCGGCACTGGTGCACCAGGCCTGGAAGTGGCACTGCTGGCTGTGGAGCTGGAGAACCGGAGGCTGGAAGACAAACTTCTGGCACTGAAGGtcaggagggaaagaagagcCAATGCTG GCTCACAGGCATCCCAGTGGCACACAGAGGAGCtggcccagctccaggctgaagTGGGGATGCTGCGATTTCATGCAGAGCAAACAAGGCCATGGCTGccccccaccaccctcccacCCACCATGGCACCCCGACTCCCACCAACCCTGACTGCACCAGAGACTTTGACA gaggCCCCAGGGGCAGCACTGGGgaaaagcagccctgcagctccccgCCACCCCTATGGCCCCACCTTCACAGCCCTGGAGGACCCTCCTCCAGCtcaggagcccccagcccagcacaaaCCTCTCTGA
- the CCDC17 gene encoding coiled-coil domain-containing protein 17 isoform X3, whose product MRGQRGTWRVRGAPLGDVLTPRERALLRAADPAPRRLTVEQGGPSRQPAPPQGHQQRTQEQLEAHERHVAEIRARTQQLEQQREGLCQRLAVLGARVAVDPHPEQGKQELSRAPEVLQDQVQVEQLAHEGAALCLDTLLPAAGPLTAEARALRLSYLRAGGHDPDILAQLINLQTEAAVLEKGSTAPYRRMGKAQPRSKPWGHPLTGTGTLAPPSATEAALATPAEPPGTGAPGLEVALLAVELENRRLEDKLLALKVRRERRANAGSQASQWHTEELAQLQAEVGMLRFHAEQTRPWLPPTTLPPTMAPRLPPTLTAPETLTEAPGAALGKSSPAAPRHPYGPTFTALEDPPPAQEPPAQHKPL is encoded by the exons ATGCGGGGTCAGCGCGGGACATGGCGGGTGCGGGGGGCTCCCCTGGGGGACGTGCTCACCCCCCGTGAGCGGGCCCTGCTCCGAGCAGCCGACCCCGCTCCCAGGAGGCTGACAGTAGAG cagggagggccCAGCCGGCAGCCGGCCCCACCGCAGGGGCACCAGCAGCGGacacaggagcagctggaggccCATGAGCGCCATGTGGCTGAAATCCGGGCCAGgacccagcagctggagcagcagagagagg GGCTGTGCCAGCGGCTGGCGGTGCTGGGGGCCAGGGTGGCTGTGGACCCCCACCCCgagcaggggaagcaggagctgagcagggccCCAGAGGTACTGCAGGACCAGGTCCAGGTTGAACAGCTGGCACATGAAGG ggcagccctcTGCCTCGAcaccctcctgccagctgctgggcCGCTCACAGCTGAGGCCAG GGCCCTGCGTCTCTCCTACCTGCGGGCTGGAGGACATGACCCAGACATCCTGGCCCAGCTCATCAACCTCCAGACAGAGGCTGCAGTTCTGGAGAAAGGATCCACAGCTCCATACAGGAGGATGGGTAAGGCCCAGCCCAGATCCAAGCCCTGGGGTCACCCCctgacagggacagggacattgGCTCCACCATCAGCAACTGAGGCAGCCCTGGCCACGCCAGCAGAGCCCCCCGGCACTGGTGCACCAGGCCTGGAAGTGGCACTGCTGGCTGTGGAGCTGGAGAACCGGAGGCTGGAAGACAAACTTCTGGCACTGAAGGtcaggagggaaagaagagcCAATGCTG GCTCACAGGCATCCCAGTGGCACACAGAGGAGCtggcccagctccaggctgaagTGGGGATGCTGCGATTTCATGCAGAGCAAACAAGGCCATGGCTGccccccaccaccctcccacCCACCATGGCACCCCGACTCCCACCAACCCTGACTGCACCAGAGACTTTGACA gaggCCCCAGGGGCAGCACTGGGgaaaagcagccctgcagctccccgCCACCCCTATGGCCCCACCTTCACAGCCCTGGAGGACCCTCCTCCAGCtcaggagcccccagcccagcacaaaCCTCTCTGA